Proteins from a single region of Chitinibacter bivalviorum:
- a CDS encoding DUF6404 family protein, whose protein sequence is MAHDAEFERKKAAALAELKASSIVRGYAQPLYLLCAWFFGLQLRPPHYSNPIAVIIGNTFEVAMAMVLLKWVVGYFLNANMFAEGMGQILGTAFFISIFTTFYCRYQARKNKLSDWDRL, encoded by the coding sequence ATGGCGCATGATGCAGAATTTGAACGCAAAAAAGCTGCGGCTTTGGCTGAATTAAAAGCCTCTTCAATAGTGCGTGGATATGCTCAACCATTGTATTTGTTATGTGCTTGGTTTTTCGGTTTGCAATTACGGCCCCCACATTATTCAAATCCAATCGCTGTGATAATAGGTAACACATTTGAGGTTGCCATGGCTATGGTGTTGTTGAAGTGGGTAGTAGGCTATTTCCTTAACGCGAATATGTTTGCTGAAGGAATGGGACAAATACTCGGAACGGCCTTTTTTATCTCCATATTTACGACCTTTTATTGTCGCTATCAAGCGCGGAAAAATAAACTATCTGATTGGGATCGTCTTTAA
- a CDS encoding GFA family protein produces MSIHGACACGQVQYEVDEFFTPVIHCNCDTCRRVLGTPFNSVAGAMREHFRVVVGQDKLKFFESSPGKSRYFCGECGTHLYGEKAGQDRLIVRVGTLKEDPGIRPAMHIWASQRKPWLAYEGLAEHEEWQPGRS; encoded by the coding sequence ATGAGTATTCACGGAGCATGTGCCTGCGGTCAGGTGCAATATGAAGTCGATGAGTTTTTTACGCCAGTGATTCATTGCAATTGCGACACCTGCCGTCGGGTGCTTGGTACGCCGTTCAATAGCGTGGCGGGGGCGATGCGCGAGCATTTTCGCGTGGTGGTCGGGCAAGATAAGCTCAAATTCTTTGAGTCGTCGCCGGGCAAATCGCGCTATTTCTGCGGCGAGTGCGGTACGCATTTGTATGGTGAAAAAGCCGGGCAAGATCGACTCATCGTACGTGTGGGTACGCTAAAAGAAGATCCGGGCATTCGCCCTGCGATGCATATTTGGGCGTCGCAGCGCAAACCATGGCTGGCGTATGAAGGATTGGCTGAGCATGAAGAATGGCAGCCGGGGAGGAGCTAA
- a CDS encoding SPFH domain-containing protein — protein sequence MSLGSFIKKQFIDILQWNEDSDGVLAYRYPMADFEIQYGASLTVRESQAAVFINEGQVADVFGAGMYKLSTQTLPVLTYLKNWDKLFESPFKSDVYFFSTRLQLGRKWGTPQPITIRDADFGMVRMRAFGVYSYKLVDPKLFFSEISGTREVYTRDDLELQLRNLVVSTMTSVLGGSGVPFLDMAGNQGLMGQKINEALVPVFAKYGLELDNFAVENISLPEELQKAIDTRISMGMIGNMQTYTQYQAANAIPLAAQNEGGLAGIGAGMAAGVGVGQAMANAMNTAINPGAMTNALGLGGAAAPVGAGVVMGADGGMGVGVMAGAVQQPIPTQAVPADPNSPQAKLGQLKGLLDQGLISQADYDSAKAEVLKKLIG from the coding sequence ATGAGTCTCGGTTCATTTATTAAAAAGCAATTTATCGATATCCTGCAGTGGAATGAAGACAGCGATGGCGTGCTGGCTTATCGCTATCCGATGGCTGATTTCGAGATCCAGTATGGCGCGAGCCTGACGGTGCGCGAGTCGCAAGCGGCGGTGTTTATCAATGAAGGTCAGGTCGCGGATGTGTTTGGCGCGGGCATGTATAAGCTCTCCACGCAAACGTTGCCGGTGCTGACTTACCTGAAAAACTGGGACAAGCTGTTTGAATCGCCATTCAAATCAGATGTGTATTTCTTCAGCACGCGTCTGCAACTTGGCCGCAAATGGGGTACGCCGCAGCCGATCACGATACGCGACGCTGATTTTGGCATGGTGCGCATGCGCGCGTTTGGGGTGTATTCATACAAACTGGTCGATCCGAAATTATTCTTCAGCGAAATCAGCGGTACGCGCGAAGTCTATACCCGCGATGATTTAGAACTGCAATTGCGTAATCTGGTTGTATCAACGATGACATCCGTCCTCGGTGGTTCGGGCGTGCCTTTCCTCGACATGGCCGGCAATCAAGGCCTGATGGGGCAGAAGATCAACGAGGCGCTGGTGCCCGTGTTTGCTAAATACGGCCTTGAGCTCGATAACTTCGCCGTTGAAAACATCAGCTTGCCCGAAGAGCTGCAAAAAGCCATCGACACACGGATTTCGATGGGCATGATCGGCAATATGCAAACCTACACGCAATATCAGGCCGCCAACGCGATTCCGCTCGCGGCTCAAAACGAAGGCGGCTTGGCCGGCATCGGCGCGGGCATGGCTGCAGGTGTTGGCGTTGGCCAAGCTATGGCAAATGCCATGAATACAGCAATCAATCCGGGCGCAATGACCAATGCGCTAGGCTTAGGCGGCGCTGCAGCGCCAGTCGGCGCTGGCGTGGTAATGGGTGCTGATGGGGGTATGGGTGTGGGCGTAATGGCGGGTGCTGTACAGCAGCCTATACCCACACAAGCTGTGCCTGCTGACCCCAACAGTCCACAAGCCAAACTCGGTCAGCTCAAAGGCTTGCTCGATCAAGGTTTGATTAGCCAAGCCGATTACGACAGCGCCAAAGCGGAAGTGCTGAAAAAACTGATTGGTTAA
- a CDS encoding DUF350 domain-containing protein, giving the protein MLASYLPPLIGYFSYLASGVALLIVFAMLYIKITPYDELTLIREGNVAASLSLGGALMGFSFALASSAWHLNQLEFFLLWGALAGLVQIVVYAFLVKCIKGMPSAIIENNVAVGLLVGSISLAVGVINAGCLS; this is encoded by the coding sequence GCCATTAATTGGCTATTTCAGCTACCTCGCCAGTGGTGTGGCGCTGTTGATTGTCTTTGCCATGCTCTACATCAAAATCACGCCCTACGACGAGTTAACGCTCATTCGTGAGGGCAATGTGGCGGCCTCGCTGTCATTGGGCGGCGCGCTGATGGGGTTTTCATTTGCGCTGGCCTCCAGCGCATGGCATTTGAATCAACTGGAGTTTTTTCTGCTCTGGGGCGCATTGGCGGGGCTGGTACAGATCGTGGTGTATGCCTTCTTGGTAAAATGCATCAAGGGTATGCCTTCGGCCATCATTGAAAATAACGTTGCGGTGGGATTACTAGTGGGGAGTATTTCGCTGGCTGTCGGCGTGATTAATGCGGGATGTTTGTCTTAA